A stretch of the Flavobacteriales bacterium genome encodes the following:
- the gatB gene encoding Asp-tRNA(Asn)/Glu-tRNA(Gln) amidotransferase subunit GatB has product MELKEVLERYEPVIGLEIHAQLNTKSKAYSNDINEFGAIPNTNISPTSLGHPGTLPVFNENTLKYAVRLGLACHSNITRDMHFDRKNYFYADLPKGYQITQDKTPICRGGAIMIKGDDGNEKAIELTRIHMEEDSGKSTHDMDPFDTLIDLNRAGVPLVEIVTEPVIKSANEAYNYLTEVRKLLRYLEICDGNMEEGSMRCDVNISIMPRGSKQFGQRVEVKNMNSMRNVAKAIEFEIVRHAELIEKGEPIVQETRNYDATSNSTVGMRKKEDAHDYRYFPEPDLTPLHVTQAYIDQQKEALPPLPNDLFKKYQKELGLSEYDATNLTENKGIALYFEDLIQKTSNYKSAANWMMGSIKSYLNQNALTIASFPISVDKIAALINIIDEGKISNSVASQKVFPKLLETPNISPLTIAKENNWITQSDSNTLEDIVLTIFKENPAETERFKNGEKKLTGFFMGKIMKATKGAADPKTTNQILNQVIQKL; this is encoded by the coding sequence ATGCTCAATTAAATACAAAAAGTAAGGCTTACAGTAATGATATTAATGAATTTGGAGCAATCCCAAACACCAATATAAGTCCTACAAGCTTAGGTCATCCTGGTACGCTTCCTGTTTTTAACGAGAATACATTAAAATATGCGGTCAGATTAGGGCTTGCATGTCATTCTAATATTACTCGTGATATGCATTTTGATAGAAAAAATTATTTCTATGCTGATTTACCTAAAGGCTACCAAATTACACAAGATAAAACTCCTATCTGTCGAGGTGGTGCCATTATGATTAAAGGTGATGATGGTAATGAAAAAGCTATTGAGCTAACTAGAATTCACATGGAAGAAGATTCTGGAAAGAGTACACATGACATGGATCCATTTGACACGTTAATTGACTTAAACAGAGCCGGAGTACCATTGGTAGAAATAGTTACTGAACCAGTGATTAAGTCTGCCAACGAAGCCTATAATTACCTTACAGAAGTTAGAAAACTCTTACGTTACTTAGAAATTTGTGATGGGAATATGGAAGAGGGAAGTATGCGATGTGATGTGAACATTTCTATTATGCCAAGAGGTTCTAAACAATTTGGACAACGTGTAGAAGTAAAAAACATGAACTCTATGCGTAATGTTGCCAAAGCCATTGAATTTGAAATTGTTAGGCATGCTGAACTGATTGAGAAAGGAGAACCAATTGTACAAGAAACAAGAAATTATGACGCTACGTCAAATTCAACTGTAGGTATGCGTAAAAAAGAAGATGCGCATGACTATAGATATTTTCCTGAACCAGATTTGACACCTCTTCACGTTACTCAAGCATATATAGACCAACAAAAAGAGGCCTTGCCTCCCCTACCTAATGACTTATTTAAAAAGTATCAAAAAGAATTAGGTTTATCTGAATATGACGCTACTAACCTAACAGAAAATAAAGGTATAGCACTTTATTTTGAAGATCTAATTCAAAAGACAAGTAATTATAAATCGGCTGCCAACTGGATGATGGGAAGCATAAAATCTTACTTGAATCAAAATGCTTTAACGATAGCTTCTTTTCCGATAAGTGTCGACAAAATTGCAGCGTTAATTAACATTATTGATGAGGGAAAAATAAGTAACTCTGTTGCCTCACAAAAAGTATTTCCTAAACTGTTAGAAACTCCAAATATATCCCCACTAACCATTGCAAAAGAAAACAATTGGATTACTCAAAGTGACTCTAATACTCTAGAAGACATTGTGTTAACGATATTTAAAGAGAATCCAGCTGAAACTGAACGTTTTAAAAATGGAGAGAAGAAATTAACTGGCTTTTTTATGGGAAAAATAATGAAAGCAACTAAAGGAGCTGCCGACCCAAAAACGACCAATCAAATATTGAATCAAGTGATTCAAAAACTTTAA
- a CDS encoding AhpC/TSA family protein, with translation MKFFKYTILSTLLTVSLGSCSEEPKEESQPVQTTDSKENITFENAVSTTPENPNATHFSIQGTLAEGKDQKLFLYFFSGQQPSIIDSTVIQADHTFKLEGKGEGYQFYGVGSSPKKLKLLLLNSTEQVTLSGDYNLISKADIDGSADSKILDNYTNQKQEFYTKMQELQNKIQSFPQNTNSPERNALLKESEALTIEFTKFVTNFIDQNIESPAILSTTGDLFDPNSQMVYLKKIENTLAKTMNNSIYHNSLKANIAKLQQQMTMQQPKQNGNAQVGMQAQELNFPSPSGEKIALSSLRGKVVLIDFWASWCKPCRMENPNVVRLYNEYKDKGFTVYSVSLDKDKGRWENAIKQDGLVWPNHVSDLKGWQSAASALYGVNGIPYTVLIDKDGKVIATSLRGIQLEQKLKEILG, from the coding sequence ATGAAATTTTTTAAATACACTATTCTTTCAACTCTACTAACAGTTTCTTTAGGTTCTTGTTCAGAAGAACCAAAAGAAGAAAGTCAACCAGTACAAACAACTGATTCGAAAGAAAACATAACATTTGAAAATGCTGTTAGCACAACACCAGAAAACCCTAATGCTACTCACTTTTCTATTCAAGGAACGTTAGCTGAAGGAAAAGATCAAAAGCTATTCCTATACTTTTTTTCTGGTCAACAGCCATCTATTATTGATAGTACTGTGATTCAAGCAGATCACACTTTTAAATTAGAAGGAAAAGGAGAAGGTTATCAGTTTTATGGAGTAGGATCATCTCCCAAAAAACTAAAATTACTTCTATTAAACAGCACAGAACAGGTTACATTATCTGGCGATTACAACCTTATTTCTAAAGCTGACATTGACGGCTCTGCTGATTCTAAAATATTGGATAACTATACTAACCAAAAGCAAGAGTTTTATACCAAAATGCAAGAATTACAAAATAAAATTCAGTCCTTTCCTCAAAATACCAACAGTCCAGAAAGGAATGCGCTTTTAAAAGAATCAGAAGCTTTAACTATTGAATTCACCAAATTTGTAACCAACTTTATTGACCAAAATATTGAATCTCCTGCTATACTTTCTACTACTGGAGACCTTTTTGATCCTAATAGCCAAATGGTCTATCTAAAAAAAATAGAAAACACATTGGCTAAAACAATGAACAATTCTATTTACCATAATTCATTAAAAGCCAACATTGCTAAGCTCCAACAACAAATGACCATGCAACAACCTAAACAAAATGGCAACGCTCAGGTTGGAATGCAAGCGCAAGAATTAAATTTCCCATCTCCTTCTGGTGAAAAAATCGCTTTGAGCAGTTTAAGAGGAAAAGTAGTTCTTATCGACTTTTGGGCCTCATGGTGTAAACCTTGTAGAATGGAAAATCCCAATGTTGTTAGACTTTATAATGAATATAAAGATAAAGGCTTTACTGTATATAGTGTTTCTTTGGATAAGGATAAAGGAAGATGGGAAAATGCAATCAAACAAGACGGTCTGGTATGGCCAAATCATGTGAGTGATTTGAAAGGTTGGCAATCCGCTGCTTCTGCATTGTATGGTGTTAACGGCATTCCATATACTGTATTAATCGATAAAGATGGTAAGGTAATTGCTACAAGTCTGAGGGGAATTCAATTAGAACAAAAACTTAAAGAAATCTTAGGCTAA
- a CDS encoding AhpC/TSA family protein, giving the protein MKNLLFISSLFLGSLSIIAQKDGRKNIKMSGKIAEAQGKTIFINSFKNNKMVPLDSATINKKGKFKLQFSVPADKAFYSLSFTPKNYALLILDSASTSSKITFNSPSTTITKDYEITGSKESEDILKFTTIVNNFQGELNQLKAAYEHPDSAKIGQLKQQELYQGFTQKRNAFVTQHSNSLALLITTAYFNPQTELDWYKKIEKSLAASVPNSNYHLSIKAQIQQIEAAKKANNKPQRIQQDPNIGQQFSELNFPNPEGEIMTMEALKGNYVLVDFWASWCKPCRMENPNVVKLYNKYKDKGFTVYSVSLDTDKNRWKNAIQQDQLTWPNHVSDLKGWRTQATKTYQFRGIPYTMLVDPKGTIIATKLRGHQLEQQLEAIFGD; this is encoded by the coding sequence ATGAAAAACTTACTATTTATATCTTCACTATTCTTAGGTAGTCTTTCGATCATCGCGCAAAAAGATGGAAGAAAAAACATTAAAATGTCTGGGAAGATCGCTGAAGCCCAAGGGAAGACAATATTTATCAACAGTTTTAAAAACAACAAAATGGTTCCGCTAGATTCAGCAACCATTAATAAAAAAGGAAAATTTAAACTTCAATTTTCAGTTCCTGCTGATAAAGCATTTTATAGTTTATCGTTCACTCCTAAAAATTATGCCTTATTAATTTTAGACAGTGCTTCTACTTCCTCTAAAATAACTTTTAATTCTCCTTCTACTACCATTACCAAAGATTACGAAATTACTGGTTCGAAAGAATCTGAAGACATCCTTAAATTTACAACTATTGTAAATAATTTTCAAGGTGAATTAAATCAATTAAAAGCTGCTTATGAACATCCTGATTCAGCAAAAATTGGACAACTAAAACAACAAGAACTATATCAAGGTTTTACTCAAAAAAGAAACGCTTTTGTAACACAACACTCCAACTCTTTAGCCTTGCTAATAACAACAGCATACTTCAATCCACAAACGGAGTTGGATTGGTATAAAAAAATTGAAAAAAGTTTAGCGGCAAGTGTCCCTAATTCTAATTATCATTTATCAATTAAAGCACAAATACAACAAATAGAAGCGGCAAAAAAAGCTAACAATAAACCTCAAAGGATTCAACAAGATCCTAATATTGGTCAACAATTTTCTGAATTAAACTTTCCTAATCCAGAAGGGGAGATTATGACAATGGAAGCCTTAAAAGGAAACTATGTTTTAGTTGATTTTTGGGCCTCTTGGTGTAAACCTTGTAGAATGGAAAACCCTAACGTTGTAAAGCTTTATAATAAATACAAAGACAAAGGGTTTACTGTATATAGTGTTTCTCTTGATACTGACAAGAATAGATGGAAAAATGCCATTCAACAAGACCAATTGACTTGGCCCAACCATGTTAGTGACTTAAAAGGTTGGAGAACACAAGCGACGAAAACATATCAATTCAGAGGGATTCCTTATACCATGTTGGTAGACCCTAAAGGGACTATTATTGCAACCAAATTAAGAGGACATCAATTAGAACAACAATTAGAAGCAATTTTTGGGGATTAA
- a CDS encoding RecX family transcriptional regulator, which produces MTYNQVLEKLKHFCAYQERCQDEVLQKLWTYHLDEEERLNIIAQLISENYLNEERFAIAFSEGKFRIKKWGKNKIKMKLKEKKVSSYCIQKGLNAIEDEEYTSVLQNLVSNKYATVKAPTLYQKKQKVAVYCYQKGYESDLIWELINQLIQE; this is translated from the coding sequence ATGACCTATAATCAGGTATTAGAAAAATTAAAACACTTTTGTGCCTATCAAGAACGTTGTCAAGACGAGGTTCTACAAAAACTATGGACCTATCATCTAGACGAAGAGGAGCGTTTAAATATTATTGCTCAATTAATTTCTGAAAACTACCTCAATGAAGAACGCTTTGCTATTGCATTTTCAGAAGGAAAATTTAGAATAAAAAAATGGGGGAAAAATAAAATCAAAATGAAACTTAAAGAAAAAAAAGTTTCCTCCTACTGTATCCAAAAAGGACTAAACGCTATAGAAGATGAAGAGTACACTTCTGTTCTACAAAACCTTGTCTCCAATAAATATGCTACTGTAAAAGCACCTACCCTATATCAAAAAAAACAAAAAGTCGCAGTATACTGCTATCAAAAAGGATATGAGTCTGATTTGATTTGGGAGCTCATCAATCAGTTGATCCAAGAATAA
- the pcaF gene encoding 3-oxoadipyl-CoA thiolase, with the protein MKDAYIIDAIRTPIGNFGGTLSTVRPDDLGALVMKELMNRNPTLNPSEIEDVLFGCANQAGEDNRNVARMSSLLAGLPHTLGGETVNRLCASGMASTINASRAIKIGDGDLYISGGVENMTRGPWVISKVSKPFGRDAQMHDSSFGWRFINPKMKELYGVDGMGQTAENLVDLYKISREDQDQFAYWSQMKATKAQENGILAEEIVPVIIPQRKKDDIIFDKDEFIRPTTTVEILGKLRPAFRKEGGSVTAGNSSGLNDGAGAILVASEEAAKRNGLTPKARIVSSAIAGVEPRIMGIGPVYASEKALKRAGLTLNDMDIIEINEAFAAQSLACTREMGLADNDPRINPNGGAIAIGHPLGMTGSRILQTAMLELHRTNKKYALVTMCIGVGQGYATIIERV; encoded by the coding sequence ATAAAAGACGCTTATATAATAGATGCAATAAGAACTCCAATAGGAAATTTTGGAGGAACTCTTTCTACTGTAAGACCCGATGATTTAGGAGCTTTAGTGATGAAAGAACTAATGAATAGAAATCCTACTTTAAACCCATCTGAAATAGAAGACGTATTATTTGGATGTGCCAACCAAGCAGGAGAAGACAACAGAAATGTTGCTAGAATGTCTTCATTATTGGCCGGACTTCCTCATACTTTAGGAGGTGAAACAGTGAACCGACTTTGTGCTTCTGGAATGGCTTCTACAATTAATGCCAGTAGAGCAATTAAAATAGGAGATGGTGATCTCTATATTTCTGGTGGAGTTGAAAATATGACAAGAGGTCCATGGGTAATCTCTAAGGTTTCTAAACCTTTTGGACGAGATGCTCAAATGCATGATTCAAGCTTTGGATGGCGTTTTATCAATCCAAAGATGAAAGAATTATATGGAGTCGATGGAATGGGGCAAACTGCAGAAAACCTTGTTGACTTGTATAAAATAAGTAGAGAAGATCAAGATCAATTTGCTTACTGGAGTCAAATGAAAGCAACTAAAGCGCAAGAAAATGGAATATTAGCAGAAGAAATCGTACCTGTTATCATCCCTCAAAGAAAAAAAGACGACATCATCTTTGACAAAGATGAGTTCATCAGACCAACAACTACAGTTGAAATATTAGGTAAATTGAGACCCGCCTTTAGAAAAGAAGGAGGAAGTGTAACAGCTGGTAATTCTTCTGGATTAAATGATGGTGCTGGCGCTATTTTAGTAGCATCTGAAGAAGCCGCTAAAAGAAACGGTCTAACTCCTAAAGCAAGAATTGTGTCATCTGCCATTGCCGGTGTTGAACCAAGGATAATGGGAATTGGGCCAGTTTATGCGAGTGAAAAAGCCTTAAAAAGAGCTGGGTTAACTCTAAATGATATGGATATTATCGAAATTAACGAAGCCTTTGCTGCTCAAAGTCTAGCTTGCACAAGAGAAATGGGATTAGCTGATAATGATCCTAGAATAAACCCCAATGGAGGTGCAATTGCTATTGGACACCCCTTGGGTATGACAGGTTCCAGAATCTTACAAACCGCAATGTTAGAACTACACCGAACCAATAAAAAATATGCCTTAGTAACCATGTGTATTGGTGTTGGGCAAGGATATGCAACAATTATTGAAAGAGTATAA